One Methanobacteriaceae archaeon genomic region harbors:
- a CDS encoding exodeoxyribonuclease III, whose product MKKIQIYSWNVNGIRAIHKKGFLEWLNEDKPEILCIQETKANLDQLPKKLVNVDGYKSYFNSAERKGYSGVGIYSSLKPTKIDNGFGIKKFDLEGRVQIADYDDFVLFNIYFPNGKMSDERLKYKLDFYDAFLEHANNLRDEGRNIVVCGDVNTAHKEIDLAHPKENSKISGFLPVERAWIDKFLENGYVDTFRMFNQEPEQYTWWSYRTKARERNVGWRLDYFFVNEEFKNKIKASYILSDVMGSDHCPIGIEIEI is encoded by the coding sequence ATGAAAAAAATCCAAATTTATTCCTGGAATGTAAATGGAATCCGAGCTATCCATAAAAAAGGGTTTTTAGAGTGGTTAAATGAAGATAAACCAGAAATTCTTTGTATTCAAGAAACCAAGGCTAATCTAGATCAGCTTCCTAAAAAACTAGTTAATGTTGATGGTTATAAAAGCTACTTCAACTCTGCTGAGAGAAAAGGTTACAGTGGAGTGGGCATTTATTCATCCCTGAAACCAACAAAAATTGACAATGGATTTGGCATAAAAAAATTTGACCTGGAAGGCCGAGTCCAGATTGCAGATTATGATGATTTTGTTTTATTCAATATTTATTTCCCTAACGGAAAAATGTCAGACGAACGATTAAAATACAAGCTCGATTTTTATGATGCTTTCCTTGAACATGCAAACAATCTGCGTGATGAAGGAAGAAATATTGTGGTTTGTGGTGATGTCAATACAGCCCATAAGGAAATAGACCTTGCTCATCCAAAGGAAAATAGTAAAATTTCAGGATTTTTGCCTGTGGAAAGGGCCTGGATAGACAAATTTTTGGAAAATGGATATGTGGATACCTTCCGGATGTTCAACCAAGAGCCAGAACAATACACCTGGTGGAGTTACCGAACCAAAGCTCGAGAAAGGAATGTTGGATGGAGGCTGGACTACTTCTTTGTAAATGAAGAATTTAAAAATAAAATAAAAGCTTCTTATATTTTATCAGATGTTATGGGTTCTGATCATTGTCCTATTGGAATTGAAATAGAAATATAA
- the feoB gene encoding ferrous iron transport protein B — MDKSAKNADNPNITNNNADFTIALAGNANVGKSVIFNHLTGSKQTVGNWPGKTVERAEGKLLFDDYNIHVIDLPGIYSFSTFSMEEIVSREYIAHEKPDVVINVLDASVLERNLFFTIQLMEMEIPMIICINQMDIAKQKGIVIDTEKLEKALGIPVIPTVAIRGEGLQELIKKALEVSKTRKENKIPIDYKAIEYGGEIENRIKLLKDLMDSENLELKYPNKWMAIKILENDPEIKNLVNSKSPNIIPFAYQLELGIEKIHQEPAFAVMASERYGLANKIASGAQIQTDVKITFSDKLDNVLTHPFYGYITSTMVILGLLLWTFIIGDFISGIITNALSFFQPVDPSTYSNIPVILWNGAFGGLVAGLTLIVPFVVPFYILLSYIENSGLLTRVAFMMDTFMHKIGLHGKALIPLILGYGCSVPAIDSTRILESRRERLLAAFAITFAPCAARTIIILSLVAIFVSIWWALALYVLDLVIIFIMGKLALKAMPGESTSLIMEMHSLRMPSASMILKQTWNRTKSLIYLVFPIFIIGGAIIQVLYVLGVLNFIGSLLTPLTVGWLGLPAFAGVLLLLGIVRKEFILLTLVSFVGTDLSLALTSQQFIVLAIVGMLYIPCLSTVGILIREFGVKASSVITTANLVTAFIVGGIFAYILPFIF; from the coding sequence ATGGATAAGTCAGCTAAAAATGCAGATAACCCCAACATTACCAATAATAATGCTGATTTTACCATAGCCCTGGCAGGAAACGCTAATGTTGGTAAAAGCGTAATTTTTAATCACCTTACAGGTTCCAAACAAACAGTAGGAAACTGGCCGGGAAAAACCGTAGAAAGGGCTGAAGGTAAACTACTATTTGATGATTATAATATTCATGTAATTGATTTACCTGGTATTTACTCATTTTCCACGTTTTCTATGGAAGAAATAGTTTCTCGAGAGTACATAGCTCATGAAAAACCAGATGTAGTTATTAATGTTCTTGATGCCTCTGTTTTAGAGCGGAATCTATTTTTTACTATACAATTAATGGAAATGGAAATTCCCATGATAATATGTATAAATCAAATGGATATTGCCAAACAAAAGGGCATAGTTATTGATACTGAAAAACTGGAGAAAGCATTGGGCATTCCAGTTATTCCCACCGTTGCTATTCGAGGAGAAGGACTCCAAGAATTAATTAAAAAAGCTTTAGAAGTTTCAAAAACCCGGAAAGAGAACAAAATACCTATTGATTATAAAGCAATTGAATATGGTGGGGAAATTGAAAACAGAATTAAATTACTGAAAGATTTAATGGATTCTGAAAATCTGGAATTAAAATATCCTAATAAATGGATGGCCATAAAAATACTGGAAAATGATCCAGAGATTAAGAATCTAGTAAATTCAAAATCTCCCAATATAATCCCCTTTGCCTATCAACTAGAATTAGGAATAGAAAAAATTCACCAAGAACCTGCTTTTGCAGTTATGGCATCAGAAAGATATGGGCTGGCTAATAAAATTGCTTCAGGGGCCCAAATTCAGACTGACGTTAAAATTACCTTTTCCGATAAGTTGGATAATGTTTTAACCCATCCTTTTTATGGATACATTACTTCAACCATGGTCATATTAGGGCTGCTTCTATGGACTTTTATAATTGGAGATTTTATTTCAGGGATAATAACTAATGCACTGAGTTTTTTCCAGCCAGTTGATCCCAGCACATATAGTAACATACCAGTTATATTATGGAATGGTGCTTTTGGAGGTTTAGTAGCAGGTTTAACTCTCATTGTACCGTTTGTGGTCCCATTTTATATTCTTTTATCTTATATTGAGAATTCCGGCCTTTTAACCCGAGTAGCATTCATGATGGATACTTTCATGCATAAAATCGGATTGCATGGTAAAGCTCTCATTCCACTCATATTAGGGTATGGTTGCAGTGTTCCAGCTATTGACAGTACTAGAATTCTTGAAAGTAGAAGGGAAAGACTTTTAGCAGCATTCGCCATTACATTTGCACCTTGTGCAGCACGAACAATAATTATATTGAGTCTAGTGGCCATATTCGTCAGCATATGGTGGGCTCTGGCATTGTATGTGCTTGATCTGGTTATAATTTTCATTATGGGAAAATTGGCCCTTAAAGCAATGCCGGGAGAATCAACCAGTTTGATTATGGAAATGCACTCTTTAAGGATGCCTTCCGCATCAATGATATTAAAACAGACCTGGAACCGTACCAAATCGTTAATTTATTTAGTATTCCCTATTTTTATAATTGGAGGGGCCATAATACAAGTTTTATATGTATTAGGAGTTCTGAATTTTATAGGAAGTCTATTAACACCACTAACCGTTGGTTGGCTTGGTTTACCTGCATTTGCAGGAGTCCTGCTTTTACTGGGAATTGTAAGAAAAGAATTCATACTTTTAACATTGGTTTCATTTGTGGGAACTGATTTAAGCCTGGCTTTAACCTCACAACAGTTTATTGTGTTGGCCATAGTAGGAATGCTTTATATTCCATGTCTTTCAACAGTTGGAATATTAATACGGGAATTTGGAGTAAAAGCATCCAGTGTGATAACCACTGCTAATTTAGTTACCGCATTCATTGTAGGGGGCATTTTTGCCTATATACTTCCATTTATTTTTTAA
- a CDS encoding ATP-binding protein — translation MTYYHDEQMQELFDQLKQPKTLEDLRLSDVFVRDLILKIISAFGTVKTSRLNELTGIHWDILEASLRKIEEDGFCAQVGGSFLFSSIDYTVTQKGKEKVSRIAEENPYMGIAPVSYENYEDMMNKQLKDRHPVNVPKDVAEKTFSDVVGLRKAKTCLIESCTIGKGIFVYGSPGSGKTFIISKTSDLLPPIIIPKFIEFGGKVIQLHDPDFHRNCPEQPEDPRWVKIHAPFVFTGAELSLNKLETLYNPNKGVYETSPMIKANGGILLVDDLGRQRDDHELILNRMIVPMENKKDVIYVRGVPVIVHSHFIPAFSTNLDVSIMDEAHLRRAPLHIFLTHPPVENVAEVFKRNLDLIGENYDENIIERFKKVYTPAVKGGEGLEPSYAHARDLAHICQAARIISGKDIIDIGIIEDALEKHVLIALQRMNIDISQVQKKIRTFRIKTSQKEEAYNNVSIFGVDSISCESDGIIADMEDSVTPTQLAEYLRENDVAFESIDIIAETERELRRTIMEYEED, via the coding sequence ATGACATATTATCACGATGAACAAATGCAAGAACTTTTTGATCAATTAAAACAACCAAAAACATTGGAGGATCTTCGATTATCTGATGTTTTTGTAAGGGACCTTATTTTAAAAATTATTTCAGCTTTTGGGACTGTTAAAACCAGTAGATTAAATGAGTTGACCGGAATTCACTGGGACATTCTAGAAGCTTCACTTCGTAAAATTGAGGAAGATGGTTTTTGTGCTCAAGTAGGTGGAAGTTTTCTTTTTTCAAGTATTGACTACACAGTAACTCAAAAAGGAAAGGAAAAAGTTAGTAGAATTGCTGAAGAAAATCCTTACATGGGTATAGCTCCAGTATCCTATGAAAACTATGAAGATATGATGAATAAACAGCTAAAGGATCGTCATCCAGTCAATGTACCCAAAGATGTTGCTGAAAAAACCTTTAGTGATGTGGTTGGCCTTCGAAAAGCTAAAACATGCCTTATAGAATCATGTACTATTGGTAAGGGCATTTTTGTTTATGGTTCTCCTGGTTCCGGAAAAACTTTTATTATTAGTAAAACTTCTGATCTTTTACCGCCCATTATAATTCCGAAATTTATAGAGTTCGGTGGAAAGGTAATTCAACTTCATGATCCTGATTTTCATAGAAATTGTCCAGAACAACCTGAAGATCCAAGATGGGTCAAAATACACGCTCCTTTTGTTTTCACAGGTGCTGAATTGAGTTTAAATAAATTAGAAACTCTTTATAACCCTAATAAAGGGGTTTATGAAACTTCCCCTATGATAAAAGCAAATGGTGGAATTTTGCTGGTGGACGATTTAGGACGACAAAGGGACGATCACGAACTTATTTTAAATAGAATGATTGTACCTATGGAAAATAAAAAGGATGTTATATATGTTCGGGGAGTGCCAGTAATTGTCCACAGTCACTTTATTCCAGCTTTTTCTACTAACCTTGATGTGAGTATTATGGATGAGGCCCACTTGAGACGTGCTCCACTTCATATTTTCTTGACCCATCCTCCAGTGGAGAATGTGGCTGAAGTTTTCAAACGAAATTTGGATTTAATCGGGGAAAATTATGATGAAAATATAATTGAGAGATTTAAAAAGGTTTATACTCCAGCAGTTAAAGGTGGGGAAGGACTTGAACCTAGTTACGCCCATGCAAGGGATTTGGCCCATATATGCCAAGCAGCACGTATTATCTCTGGTAAGGATATTATTGATATTGGTATTATTGAAGATGCCTTGGAAAAACACGTTTTGATTGCATTGCAACGAATGAATATTGATATTTCGCAAGTGCAAAAGAAAATAAGGACCTTTAGAATAAAAACATCTCAAAAAGAAGAAGCATACAATAATGTTTCTATTTTTGGGGTTGATTCTATATCTTGTGAATCAGATGGAATAATTGCAGATATGGAAGATAGTGTTACTCCTACTCAACTGGCAGAATATCTAAGGGAAAATGATGTTGCATTTGAAAGTATAGATATTATAGCCGAAACTGAAAGGGAACTCAGAAGGACTATCATGGAATATGAAGAAGATTAA
- a CDS encoding TIGR02253 family HAD-type hydrolase, which translates to MLKAVFFDIDDTLFDTSGFAKLARKAALNMMIDAGLPLSSSEAYTLLREIIAQKGSNYDKHFNVLTKTVFGEEKPLLIALGMINYHNVKFALLRPFPETTSTLINIKAKGYRLGVISNGITIKQWEKLIRLGIYPFFDEVVTSDEVGFEKPHGRIFEEALNRMGCKAEKSVMIGNKFSEDIMGAVNAGMSAILVNSELTPEEESYIEKENLDVQIISNIKELENIL; encoded by the coding sequence ATGCTAAAAGCGGTCTTTTTTGATATCGATGATACTTTGTTTGACACTTCAGGTTTTGCTAAACTTGCCAGAAAGGCAGCATTAAATATGATGATTGATGCAGGCTTGCCTTTGTCTTCTTCTGAAGCTTATACTCTTTTAAGAGAAATAATAGCCCAAAAAGGCTCTAATTATGATAAACATTTTAATGTTTTAACTAAAACTGTTTTTGGCGAGGAAAAACCTCTTTTAATTGCATTGGGAATGATAAATTACCATAATGTGAAATTTGCACTTTTAAGGCCTTTTCCAGAAACTACTTCGACTTTAATTAATATTAAGGCAAAAGGTTATCGTTTAGGTGTCATATCTAATGGAATCACTATAAAACAATGGGAAAAACTTATTAGATTGGGAATTTACCCCTTCTTTGATGAAGTGGTTACCTCTGATGAAGTTGGTTTTGAAAAACCTCATGGGCGGATTTTTGAGGAAGCTCTAAATCGTATGGGCTGTAAGGCCGAAAAATCAGTTATGATTGGTAATAAATTTAGTGAGGACATTATGGGTGCAGTAAATGCTGGAATGTCTGCAATTCTGGTCAATTCGGAACTCACTCCTGAAGAAGAGAGTTATATTGAAAAAGAAAATCTTGATGTCCAAATTATTTCTAATATCAAAGAATTAGAGAATATTTTATGA
- a CDS encoding metal-dependent transcriptional regulator — MSDKNSGSESLSENIEEYLEILYKLSKGDQLVKTSKISTNLNIAPGSVTQMLKKLDVMGYVKYSPYKGAILTETGLKKAKSVTRKHRLLEKFLHDILKIKKEKVHDQACDMEHTLSDDAERALCHLLERPDECPDDEELIPACNFSFQSCEECMERKNEEVAQVGNRKENLVSIVDLHEHEKGKVSFIRGDYKVIRRLMDMGITMGATISMMQIAPFKGPVEIAVRGSKLALGREIANNVFVELIPENIDNDGAAVHG; from the coding sequence ATGTCAGACAAAAATTCAGGTAGTGAATCATTAAGCGAAAACATTGAAGAATATCTGGAAATCCTTTATAAACTCAGTAAAGGAGACCAGTTAGTTAAAACTTCTAAAATATCAACTAATTTAAATATAGCACCTGGAAGTGTCACTCAAATGCTAAAAAAACTTGATGTTATGGGTTACGTAAAATATTCTCCATATAAAGGAGCAATTTTAACTGAAACTGGCCTCAAAAAAGCCAAAAGTGTTACCAGAAAGCATAGATTACTTGAAAAATTTTTACATGACATTTTAAAAATTAAAAAAGAAAAAGTGCATGATCAGGCCTGTGATATGGAACACACCTTGTCCGACGATGCAGAAAGAGCCCTTTGCCATCTTTTAGAAAGACCAGATGAATGTCCTGATGATGAAGAGTTAATTCCAGCGTGTAATTTTAGCTTTCAAAGCTGTGAAGAATGCATGGAAAGGAAAAATGAAGAAGTGGCGCAGGTTGGAAATCGAAAAGAGAATTTAGTTTCCATTGTTGATCTTCATGAACATGAAAAAGGTAAGGTTTCATTTATAAGAGGAGATTACAAGGTTATTAGACGCCTAATGGATATGGGAATAACCATGGGTGCTACCATAAGCATGATGCAAATTGCACCTTTTAAAGGCCCGGTTGAAATCGCGGTTAGGGGATCAAAGCTTGCTTTAGGAAGAGAAATAGCCAATAACGTTTTTGTAGAACTTATACCTGAAAATATTGATAATGATGGAGCTGCAGTTCATGGATAA
- a CDS encoding acetate uptake transporter: MENKKTVILKDLTSNPAPLGLLGFGLTTVLLNIHNAGFFPINSMILAMGIAYGGIAQILACGMEFKKGNTFGTVAFGSYGLFWWSFVLLIILPKLNLAAAPDKLSLAAYLFMWGLFTLVMFFGTLKLSRGLQVVFFSLAVLFFLLALGDITGNATITIIAGYEGIFTGFAAIYVGLAQVLNETYGKKLLPT; the protein is encoded by the coding sequence ATGGAAAATAAAAAAACCGTCATTTTAAAAGATTTGACGTCAAATCCTGCTCCACTTGGACTTTTAGGATTTGGACTTACCACCGTATTATTGAATATACATAATGCAGGTTTTTTCCCAATAAATAGTATGATACTGGCTATGGGAATTGCTTATGGTGGAATAGCCCAAATATTAGCCTGTGGGATGGAATTCAAAAAAGGTAACACTTTTGGTACAGTAGCATTCGGGTCATATGGATTATTCTGGTGGAGTTTTGTACTCTTAATCATACTTCCTAAATTGAATTTAGCTGCTGCACCGGATAAATTATCTCTAGCAGCATATCTATTCATGTGGGGCTTATTTACCTTAGTAATGTTCTTTGGAACTCTTAAACTTAGCAGAGGGCTACAAGTAGTATTTTTCTCACTGGCTGTGTTATTCTTCCTTTTAGCCTTAGGAGATATAACGGGCAATGCTACAATAACAATTATAGCTGGTTATGAAGGAATCTTCACTGGTTTCGCTGCTATATATGTTGGATTAGCCCAGGTTCTTAACGAAACTTATGGTAAAAAGTTATTACCTACTTAA
- a CDS encoding tautomerase family protein, which translates to MRILPLVKIEILKGYSEEYKKAILDAVHDALVESIKIPDADRFQRLYELEKENFEFPPNKSEHVTLIEITMFPGRSLDAKKAFYQNLVDKLAKNPGIDGDDITTVLYEAPMDNWALRGGKPASEVDIGFKIDV; encoded by the coding sequence GTGAGAATATTGCCACTAGTAAAAATAGAAATTTTAAAAGGTTACTCTGAAGAGTATAAAAAGGCCATTCTGGATGCGGTTCATGATGCTTTGGTAGAATCTATTAAAATACCTGATGCTGATCGTTTTCAGCGTCTTTACGAGTTAGAAAAAGAAAATTTTGAATTTCCACCCAATAAATCAGAGCATGTTACTTTAATTGAGATAACTATGTTTCCTGGAAGATCTTTAGATGCTAAAAAAGCATTCTATCAAAATTTAGTGGATAAATTGGCAAAAAATCCTGGAATTGATGGAGATGACATTACTACAGTTCTTTATGAAGCACCAATGGATAACTGGGCTTTAAGGGGTGGCAAGCCAGCCAGTGAAGTAGATATTGGATTTAAAATAGATGTTTAA
- the acs gene encoding acetate--CoA ligase, which produces MTKDTSVLLDEKRLFKPNYKIVEEAHVKNWEAEIEKGKDLEKYWSEKAEQFEWFETWDKVLDESKKPFYKWFTNGKINLAYNAVDRWISTDKRNQVAILYTNERGDEKKLTYYELYREVNKMANALKNLGIKKGDTVSMYLPMCPELLISMLACTKIGAVHSVVYSGLSVGAFVERMNDADAKVLITADGTFRRGKIIDLKKIVDESILQCPTIETVVVVRHTGNPINVSELSGREIFYDRLVEGESGECPVEEMDSEDPLFILYTSGSTGKPKGVLHTTAGYMVGVATTLKNVFDIHNGDLWWCTADIGWITGHSYLIYGPLLLGTTTLVYEGAPDYPDPGAWWKIVEKYGVTKLYTAPTAIRHLMRYGSKYPNMYNLSSLKILGSVGEPINPEAWMWFYKNIGKEKIPIMDTWWQTETGMHMISPLPVSHLKPGTATLPLPGIEADVVDEKGNPVPLGKGGYLVIKKPWPAMFRTLYNDEERFINVYWKEIPGGVYRAGDLARKDEDGYIWIQGRSDDVLNIAGHRVGSAEVESAFVSHPAVVESAVIGKSDPIKGEVIKAFLILKEGYKLNTILIEDLKKHIRYELGPVAVIGDIVQVDTLPKTRSGKIMRRILRAKEEGKDLGDTSTLEE; this is translated from the coding sequence ATGACTAAGGACACCTCTGTTCTCCTAGATGAAAAAAGGCTTTTTAAACCAAACTATAAAATTGTGGAAGAAGCCCATGTGAAAAACTGGGAGGCTGAAATCGAAAAAGGAAAAGACCTGGAAAAATACTGGTCTGAAAAAGCAGAACAATTTGAATGGTTTGAAACATGGGACAAAGTTCTGGATGAAAGTAAAAAACCATTTTACAAGTGGTTCACCAATGGAAAAATTAACCTGGCCTACAACGCAGTTGATAGGTGGATTTCAACTGATAAAAGGAACCAGGTAGCCATTTTATATACCAATGAAAGGGGAGATGAAAAAAAACTCACCTACTACGAACTTTACCGTGAAGTAAATAAAATGGCCAATGCTCTGAAAAATTTAGGCATTAAAAAGGGAGATACCGTATCAATGTATCTGCCCATGTGCCCTGAACTCCTAATTTCTATGCTGGCCTGTACCAAAATTGGTGCTGTTCACAGTGTAGTTTATTCCGGACTTAGCGTAGGAGCATTCGTTGAAAGAATGAACGATGCTGATGCCAAAGTTTTGATTACCGCCGATGGGACTTTTAGAAGGGGAAAAATAATAGATCTCAAAAAAATCGTAGATGAATCCATTCTTCAGTGCCCTACTATCGAAACAGTAGTAGTGGTTAGACACACAGGAAACCCCATTAATGTTTCTGAATTAAGTGGTAGGGAAATATTTTACGATAGGCTGGTAGAAGGTGAATCCGGTGAATGTCCTGTTGAAGAAATGGATTCAGAAGATCCCTTATTTATCCTTTACACCTCAGGAAGTACAGGAAAACCAAAAGGGGTCCTGCATACTACTGCTGGATACATGGTAGGTGTGGCCACGACCTTGAAAAATGTATTTGACATACACAATGGTGATTTATGGTGGTGTACCGCAGATATAGGTTGGATAACAGGTCACAGTTACCTTATATATGGCCCATTACTTTTGGGTACAACTACACTGGTTTATGAAGGTGCACCAGATTATCCCGATCCCGGAGCCTGGTGGAAGATTGTGGAAAAATACGGTGTTACAAAATTATACACCGCACCTACAGCAATCAGACACCTTATGAGATACGGAAGCAAGTATCCAAACATGTATAACTTGTCTTCGTTGAAAATACTGGGAAGTGTTGGAGAACCTATTAATCCTGAGGCCTGGATGTGGTTCTACAAAAATATAGGGAAAGAAAAAATACCTATAATGGATACCTGGTGGCAAACTGAAACTGGGATGCACATGATATCACCACTACCAGTTTCCCATTTAAAACCAGGAACCGCAACTTTGCCACTTCCCGGAATAGAGGCTGATGTAGTAGATGAAAAAGGTAACCCTGTGCCTCTTGGAAAAGGAGGGTATCTGGTAATTAAAAAACCATGGCCCGCCATGTTTAGAACCCTTTATAATGACGAAGAACGTTTTATTAACGTTTACTGGAAAGAAATTCCTGGTGGAGTTTATCGGGCAGGTGACCTGGCTCGAAAAGACGAAGACGGATATATATGGATTCAAGGCCGTTCTGATGATGTTCTTAATATTGCTGGCCATAGAGTAGGGTCTGCTGAAGTCGAATCAGCCTTTGTTTCCCATCCAGCTGTGGTTGAATCCGCGGTTATTGGAAAATCAGATCCTATTAAAGGTGAGGTGATTAAAGCCTTCTTGATACTAAAAGAAGGTTATAAATTAAACACTATTCTTATTGAAGATCTTAAAAAACACATCCGTTATGAATTAGGACCAGTAGCAGTTATAGGAGATATAGTGCAGGTTGATACACTTCCAAAAACCAGAAGTGGTAAAATTATGCGTAGAATACTTCGTGCAAAGGAAGAAGGAAAAGATCTAGGTGACACCTCAACCTTGGAGGAATAA
- the thsA gene encoding thermosome subunit alpha, whose amino-acid sequence MAQLGGQGQQILILPEGTDRFMGRDAQRLNILAGKILAETIRTTLGPKGMDKMLVDSLGDIVVTNDGVTILREMDIAHPAAKMLVEVAKTQEDEVGDGTTTAVIIAGELLKKAENLLEMDVHPTIIAMGYRQAAVKAQEILEEISFDASDKDTLLKVAMTAMTGKGSEKAKESLAELIVGSVMQVEEDGEVEKDNINIQRIQGASVDESEIVNGVVIDKSRADPAMPKKIENAKVALLKYPIEVKDLETDAKIKLTDPAQMQAFIENEEQMIKDMVAKVVDSGANVLFCQKGIDDLAQHYLARAGILAVKRAKKSDMTRLQKATGAQLVTNIDDLGSDDLGEAGKVYEKKIFDEVLIFVEDCKEPKAVSIILRGSTRHVAEEIERALDDAIGVVAATLEDKKVVIGGGAPEIAIAKGLRAFADTISGREQLAVAAFAEALEIVPKTLAENAGLDSIDALVDLRSAHEKSHYMGLDVFQGEVMDMKEAGVIEPQRVKKQAIQSAAEAAEMILRIDDMIAASGAFEGRGGEMEGMGGMPGGMPGGMPPMM is encoded by the coding sequence GTGGCACAGTTAGGTGGCCAAGGCCAACAGATATTAATATTACCTGAAGGTACTGACCGTTTTATGGGTAGAGACGCCCAGAGATTAAATATTTTAGCTGGAAAAATATTAGCAGAAACCATTCGGACTACTTTAGGTCCCAAGGGAATGGACAAAATGCTAGTGGATTCCTTAGGAGACATCGTGGTAACAAATGATGGAGTAACCATCCTCCGAGAAATGGATATTGCTCATCCCGCTGCAAAAATGCTAGTAGAAGTAGCAAAAACCCAGGAAGACGAAGTAGGCGACGGAACTACTACTGCAGTAATTATCGCAGGAGAATTACTGAAAAAAGCTGAAAACTTACTAGAAATGGATGTTCATCCAACAATCATTGCCATGGGTTACAGGCAAGCAGCAGTAAAAGCTCAAGAAATCTTAGAAGAAATTTCATTTGATGCTTCTGATAAAGACACTTTATTAAAAGTGGCCATGACTGCTATGACTGGTAAAGGTTCTGAAAAAGCTAAAGAATCATTAGCAGAACTAATTGTTGGATCAGTTATGCAAGTTGAAGAAGATGGGGAAGTTGAAAAGGACAATATAAACATTCAGAGAATCCAAGGCGCAAGCGTCGACGAATCTGAAATTGTTAATGGTGTTGTTATCGACAAAAGCCGAGCTGACCCAGCTATGCCTAAAAAGATTGAAAACGCTAAAGTTGCTCTCTTAAAATACCCAATTGAAGTAAAAGATCTGGAAACTGATGCTAAAATCAAGTTAACTGACCCTGCTCAAATGCAAGCTTTCATTGAAAATGAAGAGCAAATGATTAAAGACATGGTTGCTAAAGTAGTAGATTCTGGTGCAAATGTCTTATTCTGTCAAAAAGGAATTGATGACTTGGCCCAGCATTACTTGGCTCGAGCAGGCATTCTTGCTGTTAAAAGGGCTAAAAAATCTGACATGACCAGATTACAAAAAGCTACTGGTGCTCAACTGGTAACTAACATCGATGATTTAGGTTCTGATGATTTAGGAGAAGCAGGAAAAGTATATGAGAAAAAAATCTTTGATGAAGTTCTCATATTTGTAGAAGACTGCAAAGAACCTAAAGCTGTTTCCATTATCTTAAGAGGAAGCACCAGACATGTGGCTGAAGAAATCGAACGAGCCCTCGATGATGCTATAGGTGTAGTTGCTGCTACTTTAGAAGATAAAAAGGTTGTTATCGGTGGAGGAGCTCCAGAAATAGCAATTGCTAAAGGCCTCAGAGCTTTCGCAGATACCATTAGTGGAAGAGAACAATTAGCTGTTGCTGCATTTGCAGAAGCTTTAGAAATCGTTCCTAAAACACTAGCTGAAAACGCAGGTTTAGACAGTATAGATGCTCTTGTAGATTTACGATCTGCCCACGAAAAATCCCACTACATGGGATTAGATGTTTTCCAAGGCGAAGTAATGGACATGAAAGAAGCAGGTGTAATCGAACCTCAAAGAGTCAAAAAACAGGCCATTCAATCTGCTGCTGAAGCTGCAGAAATGATTCTAAGAATTGACGATATGATTGCAGCTAGCGGTGCCTTTGAAGGTAGAGGCGGCGAAATGGAAGGTATGGGTGGAATGCCTGGCGGAATGCCCGGTGGAATGCCTCCAATGATGTAA